In a genomic window of Pseudoglutamicibacter albus:
- the ileS gene encoding isoleucine--tRNA ligase encodes MHSPRESHYPRVTTDPSGETPSSPHFPSIEERILEFWDKDGTFQASIDQREGGENEFVFYDGPPFANGLPHYGHLLTGYVKDLVARYQTQRGRRVERRFGWDTHGLPAELEAMKQLGMTDKNEILETGIDKFNAACRESVLKYTEEWQTYVTRQARWVDFENDYKTLNPSFMESVLWAFKTLHEKGLTYEGFRVLPYCWRDETPLSNHELRMDEDVYKDRQDPTVTVTFPITAEGDNPLADELTGVAVLAWTTTPWTLPTNLSLVVGPQIEYAVLPAGPEQPKTNTVAAGARYLLAKDLIAAHAKDLGYADADAAHDAVVATYSGEQLAGLRYEPLWQVLADNEKFDTSNAYRILVDDYVTTTDGTGVVHQAPAYGEDDQRVCEANGIPVILSVDEGGRFLPFFKGTELEEIAGVQVFDANPAIIASLKANARLMRQATYNHSYPHCWRCRTPLIYRAITSWYVKVTEFKQDMLDLNQQINWIPSNVKDGQFGKWLENARDWSISRNRFWGSPIPVWKCDCGECEHIEVFGSLAELEERFGRLPRNHEGEVDLHRPFIDELTVECGAECCGDGCQGVMRRVEDVLDVWFDSGSMPYAQVHYPFSNEEWFDTHNPADFIVEYIGQTRGWFYTMHILATALFGRPAFTNVISHGIVLGSDGQKMSKSLQNYPDVNEVLDRDGSDAMRWFLMSSPILRGGNLIVTEEGIREGVRQVLLPLWSTWYFFTLYANSSLGGKGYEAQERYDAKDPLDRFLLAATGDLVRDVRDSMDRYEVAGATEALRRFTDLLTNWYVRRSRHRFFEEDTEAMDVLYTVLETVCRVAAPLLPLATEEMWRGLTGGRSVHLTDYPDADKFPQDPQLVQLMNLTRSITSQGSSLRKAHQLRVRLPLAAMDVVVDGAAQLQGTFADIIADELNLKEVRLADAAEVDEAAYGITRTLVVNARAAGPRLGKQVQQAIKASKTGDWSVAEDGTVTAGGLELHEGEYTLTTVVDEASAGARAAAVLPSGGFVVLDTHVTPELEAEGVARDVIRVIQAARRDSGLSVGQRAKVVVRAEQAVVDAVEAHRELVAGETLAVELATEAADVDAPSATVEAADAADGAGQEG; translated from the coding sequence ATGCATAGTCCTCGTGAATCTCACTATCCTCGCGTCACAACCGACCCGTCGGGTGAGACCCCGTCGTCTCCGCATTTCCCGTCAATCGAAGAGCGGATCCTCGAGTTCTGGGACAAGGACGGAACGTTCCAGGCCTCGATCGATCAGCGTGAGGGCGGCGAGAACGAATTCGTCTTCTACGACGGCCCTCCCTTCGCTAACGGCCTGCCTCACTACGGCCACCTTTTGACCGGCTACGTCAAGGACCTCGTTGCCCGGTATCAGACGCAGCGTGGCCGCCGCGTGGAACGTCGCTTCGGTTGGGACACCCATGGTCTGCCGGCTGAGCTGGAGGCGATGAAGCAGCTCGGCATGACGGATAAGAACGAGATCCTCGAGACGGGGATCGACAAGTTCAACGCGGCCTGCCGTGAGTCGGTGCTCAAATACACCGAAGAGTGGCAGACGTATGTGACCCGCCAAGCGCGTTGGGTGGATTTCGAAAACGACTATAAGACGCTGAACCCGTCCTTCATGGAGTCGGTCTTGTGGGCGTTCAAGACGCTGCACGAGAAGGGCCTCACGTATGAGGGTTTCCGCGTCCTTCCGTACTGCTGGCGTGACGAGACCCCGCTGTCCAACCACGAGTTGCGCATGGATGAAGACGTGTACAAGGATCGACAGGATCCGACGGTCACGGTCACGTTCCCCATCACCGCTGAAGGCGATAACCCGCTGGCAGACGAACTGACCGGCGTCGCCGTGCTCGCCTGGACCACGACCCCGTGGACTCTGCCGACTAACCTCTCACTGGTAGTGGGCCCACAGATCGAGTACGCAGTGCTTCCCGCCGGGCCGGAGCAGCCTAAGACCAACACGGTCGCCGCGGGCGCTCGCTACCTGCTGGCGAAGGATCTGATCGCGGCTCACGCTAAAGACCTCGGCTACGCGGATGCTGATGCAGCGCACGATGCGGTGGTCGCCACATACTCCGGCGAGCAGCTGGCGGGATTGCGGTATGAGCCGCTGTGGCAGGTTCTGGCTGATAACGAGAAGTTCGATACATCCAATGCCTACCGGATCCTGGTAGATGACTATGTCACGACTACGGACGGTACCGGCGTTGTTCACCAAGCCCCCGCATATGGTGAGGATGACCAGCGGGTGTGTGAAGCCAACGGGATTCCTGTGATCTTGTCGGTGGATGAGGGCGGCCGCTTCTTGCCGTTCTTCAAAGGCACCGAGCTCGAGGAGATCGCAGGCGTCCAGGTTTTCGATGCGAACCCGGCGATCATCGCGAGCCTCAAGGCCAACGCTCGCCTCATGCGGCAAGCGACCTACAACCACTCCTATCCACACTGCTGGCGTTGCCGCACACCGCTGATCTACCGCGCGATCACGTCGTGGTACGTCAAGGTCACCGAGTTCAAGCAGGACATGCTTGATCTGAACCAACAGATTAACTGGATCCCTTCCAACGTCAAGGATGGCCAGTTCGGTAAGTGGCTTGAAAATGCGCGTGACTGGTCGATTTCCCGCAACCGTTTCTGGGGTTCCCCGATCCCGGTCTGGAAGTGCGACTGCGGCGAGTGCGAACACATCGAGGTTTTCGGTTCGCTTGCTGAACTTGAGGAACGCTTCGGTCGTCTGCCACGCAACCATGAGGGCGAAGTCGACCTGCACCGCCCATTCATTGACGAACTCACCGTCGAGTGTGGCGCTGAATGCTGTGGCGATGGCTGCCAAGGCGTGATGCGTCGCGTCGAGGACGTTTTGGATGTGTGGTTCGATTCCGGTTCGATGCCCTACGCTCAAGTGCATTACCCGTTCAGCAACGAAGAGTGGTTCGATACCCACAACCCGGCGGACTTCATTGTTGAATACATCGGCCAGACCCGTGGCTGGTTCTACACGATGCATATCCTTGCGACCGCGCTGTTCGGCCGCCCGGCGTTCACGAACGTGATCTCTCACGGTATCGTGTTGGGCTCGGATGGTCAGAAGATGTCGAAGTCTTTGCAGAACTATCCGGACGTCAACGAGGTTCTGGACCGCGATGGTTCCGACGCGATGCGCTGGTTCTTGATGTCTTCGCCTATCTTGCGTGGCGGTAACTTGATCGTCACCGAGGAAGGCATCCGTGAGGGCGTCCGCCAGGTTCTTCTGCCGTTGTGGAGCACGTGGTATTTCTTCACCCTTTATGCCAACTCCTCGTTAGGTGGCAAGGGATATGAGGCTCAAGAGCGTTACGACGCGAAGGATCCGTTGGATCGGTTCTTGCTCGCTGCTACCGGCGATTTGGTTCGCGATGTTCGCGATTCGATGGATCGCTACGAGGTTGCAGGCGCTACCGAGGCTTTGCGTCGCTTCACTGATTTGCTGACCAACTGGTATGTGCGCCGCTCTCGTCACCGTTTCTTCGAGGAAGACACGGAGGCGATGGATGTTCTGTACACCGTTTTGGAGACGGTGTGCCGTGTTGCTGCTCCACTGTTGCCGCTGGCTACTGAGGAGATGTGGCGTGGCCTGACGGGTGGCCGTTCGGTGCATTTGACGGACTACCCGGATGCGGATAAGTTCCCGCAGGATCCGCAGCTGGTTCAACTCATGAATCTGACGCGTTCGATCACTTCTCAGGGTTCTAGCTTGCGTAAGGCTCACCAGTTGCGTGTTCGTTTGCCGCTGGCCGCGATGGATGTTGTGGTCGATGGCGCGGCACAGTTGCAGGGTACGTTCGCTGACATCATCGCTGATGAGCTGAACCTCAAGGAGGTTCGCCTAGCTGATGCCGCTGAGGTCGACGAGGCCGCCTACGGCATCACCCGCACGCTGGTGGTGAACGCTCGCGCCGCCGGCCCGCGTTTGGGTAAGCAGGTTCAGCAAGCGATCAAAGCGTCGAAGACAGGTGACTGGTCTGTTGCCGAGGACGGCACGGTGACCGCTGGCGGGCTCGAACTGCATGAGGGTGAGTACACACTCACCACGGTTGTCGATGAGGCCTCGGCTGGCGCTCGTGCGGCAGCGGTTCTGCCTTCGGGTGGCTTTGTGGTTCTGGACACTCACGTGACCCCGGAGCTGGAAGCCGAAGGTGTTGCCCGCGACGTGATCCGTGTGATCCAGGCCGCGCGCCGTGATTCCGGTTTGAGCGTGGGCCAACGCGCCAAGGTCGTTGTCCGTGCTGAGCAGGCGGTAGTCGATGCGGTTGAAGCGCATCGTGAACTGGTTGCGGGGGAGACCCTTGCTGTCGAGCTCGCAACTGAAGCCGCGGATGTTGATGCGCCGAGCGCTACGGTCGAGGCGGCGGATGCCGCTGATGGTGCCGGGCAGGAAGGCTGA
- a CDS encoding SDR family oxidoreductase yields the protein MASDIPASSISAASSSSSLPLASAGSHCAVVTGASAGIGRATVVALRQAGWEVIAVARRAEKLEALAAETGCRVVAADITSDVEVDRIVAAAVDAGADTLINIAGGARGQEPVAEADLEHWQWMYNNNVIGTLKLTKALLSHLRAVDGGGTVLNLTSTAGIVSYEGGAGYNAAKSAERALTQVLRLEEAENNVRVIEVLPGMVATEEFSLRRFGGDQQRADAVYEGVENPLTAEDVASVVSFAVNAPHHVNIDEVVIRPVAQAAQHKVIRGTLGQK from the coding sequence ATGGCTTCTGATATTCCCGCATCGAGTATTTCCGCAGCGAGCAGTTCTTCATCCTTGCCCCTTGCCTCGGCTGGTTCCCATTGTGCTGTCGTCACGGGTGCCTCGGCCGGTATTGGTCGCGCGACAGTGGTTGCTTTGCGTCAGGCTGGCTGGGAAGTGATTGCAGTTGCCCGTCGGGCTGAGAAGCTGGAGGCCCTGGCGGCAGAGACCGGATGCCGTGTGGTAGCTGCTGACATCACCTCGGATGTTGAAGTTGACCGTATTGTGGCCGCAGCGGTCGATGCGGGAGCGGACACCCTCATCAACATCGCCGGTGGCGCACGCGGCCAGGAACCGGTAGCTGAAGCTGACCTTGAGCACTGGCAGTGGATGTATAACAACAACGTGATCGGTACGCTCAAGCTCACGAAGGCTTTGCTTTCGCATCTGCGTGCGGTTGATGGCGGCGGTACGGTTCTGAACCTCACCTCGACCGCTGGAATCGTCTCGTACGAAGGCGGGGCTGGCTATAACGCGGCGAAGTCGGCAGAGCGCGCGTTGACCCAGGTTCTGCGGCTTGAGGAGGCAGAGAATAACGTGCGTGTCATCGAGGTTCTGCCTGGGATGGTTGCGACCGAGGAGTTTTCACTGCGGCGTTTCGGCGGCGACCAACAGCGGGCAGACGCCGTATATGAGGGTGTCGAGAATCCACTTACCGCGGAGGATGTGGCTTCGGTTGTTTCCTTCGCGGTCAACGCTCCGCATCACGTGAATATCGACGAGGTTGTTATCCGGCCTGTAGCGCAGGCCGCGCAGCACAAAGTGATTCGCGGCACACTCGGCCAGAAGTAG